One Streptosporangium sp. NBC_01495 DNA window includes the following coding sequences:
- a CDS encoding TROVE domain-containing protein: MSKFNTATNRPAVSSPVRTERTPSGLTHEGAPGYARDAKGELFLLAVSNMVGENTFYEKAGDRDERFRNLVHRVAVEDGEWMARFLPWLRGAANMRTAPVVAALESVRARLAAGLHGLNRQLVDGVLQRADEPGEALAYWTSTYGRAIPKPVKRGVADAVRRLYTERGLLKYDTGTRGFRFADVIDLVHPSPAVDKAWQGELFAHALDRRHDRDRPIHDSLAMLRARAGLAELPVESRRAVLADPGRLRAAGMTWEALAGWLQGPMDRQAWEAVIPSMGYMSLIRNLRNFDEAGVSDEVAGRVAAKLTDPGEVAGSRQLPFRFYSAYRNAPSTRWGHALDRALTLATGNVPSFGGRTLVLVDTSASMTSGAVSERSTVTPVQAAALFGVTLAARGERVDLYGFADGVFRHGMGRGASVLKEMDRFCGRVGEVGHGTRIAASLRRVYRGHDRVVILSDMQTMGGHDGAEVTGAVPERVPMYGFNLQGYRRAAMPTGSGNRHEFGGFSDASFRLIPLLETGRDASWPF, from the coding sequence ATGTCCAAGTTCAACACCGCGACCAACCGGCCGGCCGTCTCCAGCCCGGTCAGGACCGAGCGCACGCCGTCCGGTCTCACCCACGAGGGCGCCCCCGGATACGCCCGCGACGCCAAGGGCGAGCTCTTCCTCCTCGCGGTGTCGAACATGGTCGGCGAGAACACCTTCTACGAGAAGGCGGGTGACCGCGACGAGCGTTTCCGCAACCTCGTCCACCGGGTCGCGGTCGAGGACGGCGAGTGGATGGCCCGTTTCCTTCCCTGGCTGCGCGGTGCGGCGAACATGCGGACCGCCCCGGTCGTCGCCGCGCTGGAGTCCGTCAGGGCACGGCTCGCCGCGGGCCTGCACGGCCTCAACCGGCAGCTGGTGGACGGCGTCCTGCAGCGCGCGGACGAGCCCGGCGAGGCCCTCGCCTACTGGACGTCCACGTACGGGCGGGCGATCCCCAAGCCGGTCAAGCGCGGCGTCGCCGACGCCGTCCGGCGCCTGTACACCGAGCGTGGCCTGCTCAAGTACGACACCGGCACCAGGGGTTTCCGCTTCGCCGACGTCATCGACCTCGTCCACCCCTCCCCGGCGGTGGACAAGGCGTGGCAGGGCGAGCTGTTCGCGCACGCCCTGGATCGCAGGCACGACCGCGACCGGCCGATCCACGACTCGCTGGCGATGCTGCGCGCCCGCGCCGGGCTGGCGGAGCTGCCGGTCGAGTCGCGACGCGCGGTCCTGGCCGACCCCGGCCGACTGCGGGCCGCGGGCATGACCTGGGAGGCACTCGCCGGATGGCTCCAGGGCCCGATGGACCGCCAGGCATGGGAGGCGGTCATCCCGTCGATGGGCTACATGTCGCTCATCCGTAACCTGAGGAACTTCGACGAGGCGGGTGTCTCCGACGAGGTGGCCGGGCGGGTCGCCGCGAAGCTCACCGATCCCGGTGAGGTCGCCGGGTCGCGGCAGCTGCCGTTCCGGTTCTACTCCGCGTACCGCAACGCCCCGAGCACGCGCTGGGGCCACGCCCTGGACAGGGCGCTCACGCTCGCCACGGGCAACGTGCCGTCGTTCGGCGGGCGCACCCTCGTTCTCGTGGACACGTCGGCGTCGATGACCTCCGGCGCGGTCTCGGAGCGGTCGACCGTCACGCCCGTCCAGGCGGCGGCGCTGTTCGGGGTGACGCTCGCCGCCCGCGGCGAGCGGGTGGACCTGTACGGCTTCGCCGACGGCGTCTTCCGGCACGGGATGGGCCGGGGCGCGTCGGTCCTGAAGGAGATGGACCGGTTCTGCGGACGTGTCGGCGAGGTCGGCCACGGCACGCGGATCGCCGCCTCGCTCCGGCGCGTCTACCGCGGGCACGACCGGGTCGTCATCCTGTCCGACATGCAGACCATGGGCGGCCACGACGGCGCCGAGGTCACCGGCGCGGTGCCGGAGCGCGTTCCGATGTACGGCTTCAACCTGCAGGGTTACCGGCGGGCGGCGATGCCGACCGGCTCGGGAAACCGTCACGAGTTCGGCGGCTTCTCCGACGCGTCGTTCCGGCTGATCCCGCTGCTGGAGACGGGCCGCGACGCGAGCTGGCCGTTCTGA
- a CDS encoding pectate lyase family protein yields the protein MLYRINGKAAGAVIAVAALALSGTVAGVSAASAAAPAAGNYNLVNNGSDLCLTVPGGGSSAGVQLTQSGCGGAGQTWAVTGSGTQLRATHSGMCAGVKDASTSAGKAVQQESCSGAASQTWNLTESGSNYRVVNAGGGKCLNTKDNSTSSGALVQQNSCDSVATKQWRLVPAGGPQPTPTITPTPGPTPTITPTPGNPGGLVGWATQGGGTTGGGNTSPTTVSNASALTSALSASGAAVIRVSGTISCSGMLRVGSNKTIIGNSGATIAGCGFNISEASNVIVRNLSFRDWNDDGIQVQYSTRVWIDHNTFSNGYDGAVDVKRASDYVTISWNKVTNHDKSMLLGHDDGNGSEDRGHLRVTYHHNWFDGSTQRHPRVRFGNPVHVYNNYYGSVGGYGVASTEGAGVLVEGNYFENTDDPYHLGEGDSGPGTLVARNNHFVNSGSGQAGGSVASIPYSYSLDTASSVKSIVTGGAGAGRISI from the coding sequence GTGCTGTACAGAATCAACGGGAAGGCGGCCGGTGCGGTCATAGCCGTCGCCGCCCTCGCCCTGTCGGGAACGGTGGCCGGCGTCTCCGCCGCCTCCGCCGCCGCGCCCGCCGCGGGAAACTACAACCTGGTGAACAACGGCAGCGACCTATGCCTGACCGTTCCCGGTGGCGGCTCGTCCGCCGGCGTCCAGCTCACCCAGAGCGGCTGCGGCGGCGCGGGGCAGACGTGGGCCGTGACCGGGAGCGGCACCCAGCTCAGGGCCACCCACAGCGGGATGTGCGCGGGCGTCAAGGACGCGAGCACGTCGGCGGGTAAGGCTGTGCAGCAGGAGAGCTGCTCCGGCGCGGCCTCCCAGACGTGGAACCTGACCGAGTCCGGCTCCAACTACCGGGTGGTCAACGCAGGCGGCGGCAAGTGTCTCAACACCAAGGACAACTCCACCTCCTCCGGCGCCCTCGTCCAGCAGAACTCCTGCGACTCGGTCGCGACCAAACAGTGGCGCCTCGTCCCCGCCGGAGGCCCACAGCCCACCCCGACCATCACCCCCACCCCCGGCCCCACACCCACGATCACCCCCACCCCCGGTAACCCGGGCGGCCTCGTCGGCTGGGCGACCCAGGGCGGCGGCACCACCGGCGGCGGCAACACCTCGCCCACCACGGTGAGTAACGCCTCCGCGCTGACCAGCGCGCTCTCGGCGAGCGGCGCGGCCGTCATCCGGGTGTCGGGCACGATCTCCTGCTCCGGGATGCTCAGGGTCGGCTCCAACAAGACGATCATCGGCAACTCGGGCGCCACCATCGCGGGCTGCGGATTCAACATCTCCGAGGCGTCCAACGTCATCGTCCGCAACCTGTCCTTCCGCGACTGGAACGACGACGGCATCCAGGTCCAGTACTCGACCCGGGTCTGGATCGACCACAACACCTTCAGCAACGGCTACGACGGCGCCGTGGACGTCAAGCGGGCCAGCGACTACGTCACCATCTCCTGGAACAAGGTCACCAACCACGACAAGTCCATGCTGCTCGGCCACGACGACGGCAACGGCAGCGAGGACCGCGGGCACCTGCGCGTGACGTACCACCACAACTGGTTCGACGGCAGCACCCAGCGCCACCCGCGCGTGCGCTTCGGCAACCCGGTGCACGTCTACAACAACTACTACGGGAGCGTCGGCGGCTACGGCGTGGCCTCCACCGAGGGCGCGGGCGTCCTGGTCGAGGGCAACTACTTCGAGAACACCGACGACCCGTACCACCTCGGCGAGGGAGACTCGGGACCGGGCACCCTGGTCGCCCGCAACAACCACTTCGTCAACTCCGGCAGCGGCCAGGCCGGCGGCAGCGTGGCCTCCATCCCCTACTCCTACTCCCTCGACACCGCCTCCAGCGTCAAGTCGATCGTGACCGGCGGTGCCGGCGCCGGCCGGATCTCCATCTGA
- a CDS encoding recombinase family protein: MERTGRPVPADHLTAHGLVLEMLAGPLAGIYDPAGPGRILFAFFAAMAETEREAIREATLEGLDAAARLPPRRATPRHHRSGQVRWILPHCYRDPTERDGERPGDSDRHESFTARLTAGKRLPNLWIVRSHVRGSHM, translated from the coding sequence ATGGAACGGACCGGTCGGCCCGTCCCGGCCGACCACCTCACCGCGCACGGCCTGGTCCTGGAGATGCTCGCCGGGCCGCTCGCCGGGATCTACGACCCGGCCGGGCCCGGCCGGATACTGTTCGCGTTCTTCGCCGCGATGGCCGAAACCGAGCGAGAGGCGATTCGCGAGGCGACGCTGGAGGGGCTGGACGCCGCGGCCCGCCTTCCGCCTCGGCGCGCAACACCACGTCACCACAGGTCAGGGCAGGTTCGCTGGATTCTGCCCCATTGCTACCGGGATCCCACCGAGCGTGACGGGGAACGGCCGGGAGACAGTGATCGTCATGAAAGTTTCACCGCCCGCTTGACAGCTGGAAAGCGCTTACCTAACTTGTGGATTGTTCGCTCACATGTACGCGGATCGCATATGTGA
- a CDS encoding PadR family transcriptional regulator produces MLAKEPSHGYDLRARLRQSLGPLGESMNPGQIYVTLARLEKAGLVVCERAEGLPDRPERKVYVLTPAGQQRVAAWLAEVGWPKPDLAEFHLKLAAAAAARLADPVELVAAQRRELLRRLREVQQAALAEPAGLGAGLLLEGVVLRLQADLRWLDACERAWSKVDDEAEGA; encoded by the coding sequence ATGCTCGCCAAAGAGCCCTCGCACGGGTACGACCTGCGCGCTCGGTTACGTCAGAGTCTTGGTCCGCTAGGCGAGTCGATGAACCCCGGTCAGATCTATGTGACGTTGGCCCGGCTGGAAAAGGCGGGGCTCGTTGTCTGCGAGCGGGCGGAGGGTCTTCCCGACCGGCCGGAGCGCAAGGTCTACGTGCTGACGCCGGCCGGGCAGCAGCGGGTGGCCGCCTGGCTGGCCGAGGTGGGCTGGCCGAAACCGGACCTGGCGGAGTTCCATCTCAAGCTCGCCGCTGCCGCCGCGGCCCGGCTGGCCGACCCGGTCGAGCTGGTGGCGGCGCAGCGCCGGGAGCTGCTACGCCGCTTGCGTGAGGTGCAGCAGGCGGCGCTGGCCGAGCCGGCGGGGTTGGGCGCCGGCCTGCTGCTGGAAGGGGTCGTGCTACGGCTGCAGGCGGACCTGCGCTGGCTGGATGCCTGTGAGCGGGCCTGGTCCAAGGTCGATGACGAAGCAGAGGGTGCATGA
- a CDS encoding ABC transporter ATP-binding protein, giving the protein MNVSSAAVRACGLVKKHGQGQSRVRAVDEVDLEVPQGQMLAVMGPSGCGKSTLLHLLGGLERPTDGEVWIAGRRVDTLSERALARMRRRSVGFIFQAFHLVEELSAAENVELPALLAGRSRRQARRRASFLLERLGLADRARHLPSQLSGGQRQRVAIARALVNEPLVVLADEPTGNLDTAATLDVLRIFEDLRLVGQTLVIVTHDERVAAIADRLVSMRDGMFVDDTWLAGTDTGTGWLGGLIGLEG; this is encoded by the coding sequence ATGAACGTGTCAAGTGCCGCGGTTCGAGCCTGCGGCCTGGTAAAGAAGCATGGTCAGGGGCAGAGCCGGGTCCGCGCGGTCGACGAGGTGGACCTGGAGGTGCCTCAGGGACAGATGCTGGCGGTGATGGGGCCCAGCGGCTGCGGGAAATCGACCCTGCTGCACCTGCTCGGTGGCCTGGAGCGGCCTACCGATGGAGAGGTTTGGATAGCCGGGCGGCGCGTCGACACGCTGAGCGAGCGAGCTCTGGCGCGCATGCGGCGCCGATCGGTGGGGTTCATCTTCCAGGCCTTCCATCTGGTGGAGGAGTTGTCGGCGGCCGAGAACGTGGAGCTGCCCGCGCTGCTGGCCGGGCGCTCGCGCCGCCAGGCCAGACGGCGCGCGAGCTTCCTGCTGGAACGGCTCGGGCTCGCCGACCGCGCCCGGCATCTGCCGTCGCAGCTGTCGGGCGGGCAACGTCAGCGGGTCGCCATCGCCCGCGCGCTGGTCAACGAGCCGCTGGTCGTCCTGGCCGATGAGCCGACCGGCAACCTCGACACCGCGGCGACCCTCGACGTGCTGAGAATCTTCGAAGATCTGCGCTTGGTGGGGCAGACCCTCGTGATCGTCACGCACGACGAGCGGGTCGCGGCCATCGCCGACCGGCTGGTCTCGATGCGCGACGGGATGTTCGTCGACGACACCTGGCTGGCCGGCACCGACACCGGCACCGGGTGGCTCGGCGGCCTGATCGGGCTGGAGGGCTGA
- a CDS encoding ABC transporter permease, with product MGRIVLIARLVLADVRRHTAQAAMLLLAVTAATATLALGLSLGGATRTLYEQTRAATAGPDIVALAPELGTPVTPALTSLVNAPEVVAHNGPYRIVHATLTAHGTTSLVVVHGAPETPGAINRPLVTSGHWVRPGDAVLERGFATALGARVGDHVTISGRTYPVVGIAVTAATSIFPWAPQIGPYGGPSDGGGLVWLTPSDARALAAQDLPVTMAMDLKLRDPDATQAFIDAPRSFVNSSTTEVTFSSWQSKADQDAVMLRNTQPILVVGGWLLSFLAITGVAALAAGRTAEQTRRAGLLKAVGATPGLIAAVLLTEYLVLALLGDALGLGLARLAEPAIASPTASRIGGVVGPTGTVIAVTTALAVAVAVLSALRPTLRALRTATVTALTVSAHRPRHRPRLTALSALLPTPLLLGLRLTARRPGRAVLQACSTAATMIAITALLTYYAQPPGWGFAQHRDGWGPGLSGVPDLRADHNSRLLLAVTVLLIALATVNTITLTWATAVEARANMAIARTLGATPGQIAAGLSTAQLLPSLPSAIIGVPLGIGLLSLFAARNSAEPPSSWLLGAALAVLLATAALTALPARLAARRPVAHTLSAETA from the coding sequence ATGGGCCGCATAGTGCTTATCGCCCGCCTTGTGCTGGCCGACGTCCGCCGGCATACGGCTCAGGCCGCGATGCTCCTGCTCGCGGTGACCGCGGCCACCGCCACCTTGGCCCTGGGCCTGTCCCTGGGCGGGGCGACCCGGACGCTGTACGAGCAGACCCGGGCGGCCACCGCCGGGCCGGACATCGTGGCCCTCGCCCCCGAGCTGGGCACCCCGGTGACCCCGGCGCTGACCTCGCTGGTGAACGCCCCCGAGGTCGTCGCCCACAACGGTCCCTACCGCATCGTCCACGCCACCCTCACCGCGCACGGCACCACCTCCCTCGTGGTGGTGCACGGCGCCCCCGAGACACCCGGCGCGATCAACCGTCCGCTGGTGACCTCGGGCCACTGGGTCCGCCCCGGCGACGCGGTCCTCGAACGAGGCTTCGCCACCGCCCTGGGCGCCCGCGTCGGCGACCACGTCACCATCTCCGGCCGGACGTACCCCGTCGTCGGGATCGCCGTGACCGCGGCCACCTCCATCTTCCCCTGGGCGCCGCAGATCGGCCCGTACGGCGGCCCCAGCGACGGGGGCGGACTGGTCTGGCTGACCCCATCGGACGCCCGGGCGCTGGCAGCCCAGGATCTTCCGGTGACCATGGCCATGGATCTCAAGCTGCGCGACCCCGACGCCACCCAGGCCTTCATCGACGCCCCTCGGAGCTTCGTCAACAGCTCCACCACCGAGGTGACCTTCTCCAGTTGGCAGTCCAAGGCCGACCAGGACGCCGTCATGCTCAGGAACACCCAGCCGATCCTGGTCGTCGGCGGCTGGCTGCTCAGCTTCCTGGCCATCACCGGAGTGGCCGCGCTGGCCGCGGGACGCACCGCCGAGCAGACGCGCCGGGCGGGACTACTCAAGGCAGTGGGCGCCACCCCCGGCCTGATCGCCGCCGTCCTGCTCACCGAATACCTGGTCCTGGCGCTGCTGGGCGACGCGCTGGGGCTGGGGCTCGCCCGCCTGGCCGAGCCCGCCATCGCCAGCCCCACCGCCAGCCGGATCGGCGGTGTCGTCGGACCGACAGGCACCGTCATCGCCGTGACCACCGCCCTCGCCGTGGCGGTGGCGGTGCTGTCGGCCCTGCGTCCCACGCTGCGGGCCCTGCGCACCGCGACCGTCACCGCCCTGACCGTCAGCGCCCACCGGCCCCGCCACCGCCCCCGGCTGACCGCACTGTCCGCGCTGCTGCCCACCCCGCTGCTGCTCGGGTTGCGGCTGACCGCCCGGCGACCGGGCCGCGCGGTGCTGCAGGCGTGCTCCACCGCCGCCACAATGATCGCGATCACCGCCCTGCTGACCTACTACGCCCAGCCGCCCGGCTGGGGCTTCGCCCAGCACCGTGATGGCTGGGGCCCGGGTCTCTCCGGCGTGCCCGACCTGCGAGCCGATCACAACAGCCGGCTGCTGCTGGCGGTCACCGTCCTGCTGATCGCCCTCGCCACCGTGAACACCATCACGCTCACCTGGGCCACTGCCGTGGAAGCCCGGGCGAACATGGCCATCGCGCGCACCCTCGGAGCCACCCCCGGACAGATCGCCGCGGGACTGTCCACCGCCCAGCTCCTGCCCAGCCTGCCCAGCGCCATCATCGGCGTCCCTCTGGGCATCGGCCTGCTCTCGCTCTTCGCCGCCAGGAATTCGGCGGAACCCCCCTCCTCCTGGCTGCTCGGCGCCGCACTCGCGGTCCTCCTGGCGACGGCGGCACTCACCGCCCTGCCCGCACGCCTGGCGGCCCGCCGACCCGTGGCGCATACCCTCAGCGCCGAAACAGCGTGA
- a CDS encoding NAD(+)/NADH kinase, which translates to MGMVKTVGLVLHPQRDSKVAIDTIVEWARARDVTVLGLPDEVGRIDCSAVSVDSATLVDRADLLVSLGGDGTMLRTMRLISGRRTPVLGVNLGKLGFLAEIDVDELPPALSAIDNHDYTVEPRMAVRATLPDGTAVTAFNDIALVRIPGDGLSAVSITVEGHPFVRYAADAVIVATPTGSTAYSFSAGGPIVSPTVEGFLVVPAAAHSSFNRAIVLSADERVVLDLLPTSGRLAVEVDGAVAAHLSRGDGLSVTAIRAAAWVVRLGPKSFYDRARRKLRVNGSAEVD; encoded by the coding sequence ATGGGGATGGTCAAGACCGTGGGGCTGGTTCTGCACCCGCAGCGCGATTCGAAGGTGGCCATCGACACGATCGTGGAGTGGGCCCGCGCCCGCGACGTCACGGTGCTGGGACTGCCCGACGAGGTCGGGCGCATCGACTGCAGCGCGGTGTCGGTCGACAGCGCCACCCTGGTCGACCGCGCCGACCTGCTCGTCAGTCTCGGCGGAGACGGCACGATGCTGCGCACCATGCGGCTCATCTCGGGGCGGCGGACCCCGGTCCTCGGCGTCAACCTCGGCAAGCTGGGGTTCCTCGCGGAGATCGACGTCGACGAGCTGCCCCCCGCGCTGTCGGCCATCGACAACCACGACTACACGGTCGAGCCGCGCATGGCGGTGCGGGCGACCCTGCCCGACGGCACGGCGGTGACCGCTTTCAACGACATCGCCCTGGTGCGGATACCGGGTGACGGGCTGTCGGCGGTGTCGATCACCGTGGAAGGCCACCCCTTCGTGCGCTACGCGGCCGACGCGGTGATCGTGGCGACCCCCACCGGGTCGACCGCCTACAGCTTCTCCGCGGGCGGTCCCATCGTCTCGCCGACGGTCGAGGGATTCCTCGTGGTCCCCGCCGCGGCGCACTCGTCGTTCAACCGGGCCATCGTGCTGTCGGCCGACGAGCGGGTCGTGCTCGACCTGCTGCCGACGAGCGGGCGGCTGGCCGTGGAGGTGGACGGCGCGGTCGCCGCGCACCTGAGTCGCGGGGACGGGCTCAGCGTCACCGCGATACGCGCCGCCGCCTGGGTGGTCCGGCTCGGCCCGAAGAGCTTCTACGACCGCGCCCGCCGCAAGCTCCGCGTCAACGGCAGCGCCGAGGTCGACTAG
- a CDS encoding sulfotransferase family protein: protein MEESFRPPADPKVDRLLVAPIFILSPVRSGSTLLRALLNAHSMLHAPHELHVRRLRVDFGTLLAEKAMGALGHDRADLEHLLWDRVLHRELVRSGKTFVVDKTPANAFAYRRIAACWPDARFVFLLRHPASVASSWYEAGAGKRTPEEAALDALRYMKAVQRARGALSGCTVRYEDLTADPEAEARRLCDFLGIPWEPEMLAYGEQAVLEKGLGDWKDKIRSGSVQPARDLPGEREIPESLRPMCERWGYLPHAAEPA from the coding sequence GTGGAGGAGTCGTTCAGGCCGCCCGCGGACCCGAAGGTCGACCGGCTGCTGGTCGCCCCGATCTTCATCCTCTCGCCGGTGAGGTCCGGCTCCACGCTCCTGAGGGCACTGCTCAACGCCCACTCCATGCTGCACGCCCCGCACGAGCTGCACGTGCGGAGGCTCCGGGTGGACTTCGGCACCTTGCTGGCGGAGAAGGCGATGGGAGCCCTCGGGCACGACCGGGCCGACCTGGAACACCTGCTGTGGGACCGGGTGCTCCACCGCGAGCTGGTCAGGAGCGGCAAGACGTTCGTCGTGGACAAGACTCCGGCCAACGCCTTCGCGTACCGGCGCATCGCCGCGTGCTGGCCGGACGCCCGGTTCGTCTTCCTGCTGCGCCACCCGGCGTCCGTCGCGAGCTCGTGGTACGAGGCGGGCGCGGGCAAGAGGACGCCCGAGGAGGCGGCGCTCGACGCCCTGCGCTACATGAAGGCCGTGCAGCGGGCGCGGGGGGCGCTCAGCGGGTGCACCGTGCGCTACGAGGACCTGACCGCCGATCCCGAGGCCGAGGCGCGCCGCCTCTGCGACTTCCTCGGCATCCCCTGGGAGCCGGAGATGCTGGCGTACGGGGAGCAGGCCGTGCTGGAGAAGGGGCTCGGCGACTGGAAGGACAAGATCCGCTCGGGGAGCGTGCAGCCCGCGCGCGACCTGCCGGGGGAGAGGGAGATCCCCGAGTCGCTCAGGCCGATGTGCGAGCGCTGGGGATACCTGCCGCACGCCGCGGAGCCCGCGTGA
- a CDS encoding glycosyltransferase family 4 protein: MKIRYMLLHAYGMGGTIRTVINQANAMAAAGHEVEIVSVVRRRERPQFPIDARVRLLALSDQRDGRPADSVGRRAWRRIRGKIVPAGEFAASYFTERVERAVIDYVSALQDGILVTTRPALNLISARRTPASVVRVAQEHMNLATHPEAVRSAIARHYGGLDAVAVLTGTDRREYQALLPDTPVVRIPNAVGPVRQPLAWQEDRLVVAAGRLVGQKGFDLLIPAFRQVVDHHPDWRLRIYGTGPKKDALRGLLKEHGLRDNVTLMGRTDRLDEELAKASFYVLSSRFEGLPMVMIEAMTQALPVVAFDCPTGPADVLTPEVDGLLVPPRDVGALAAAMIRLIEDRGLRERMGAAAAVTARDYTPDVIMPLWENLFAELLGRAPERAR; this comes from the coding sequence ATGAAGATCCGCTACATGCTGCTGCACGCGTACGGCATGGGCGGCACGATCCGCACGGTGATCAACCAGGCGAACGCGATGGCCGCCGCCGGGCACGAGGTCGAGATCGTCAGCGTGGTGCGCCGGAGGGAGAGACCCCAGTTCCCGATCGACGCGCGCGTCCGCCTCCTGGCGCTGTCGGACCAGCGCGACGGCAGGCCGGCCGACTCGGTGGGGCGCAGGGCCTGGCGGCGGATCCGCGGCAAGATCGTGCCCGCGGGGGAGTTCGCGGCCTCCTACTTCACCGAGCGCGTGGAGCGGGCCGTCATCGACTACGTCTCCGCGCTCCAGGACGGCATCCTGGTCACCACCCGTCCCGCGCTGAACCTCATCTCCGCCCGGCGCACTCCCGCGAGCGTCGTCAGGGTCGCCCAGGAACACATGAACCTGGCCACCCACCCCGAGGCGGTCCGGTCGGCGATCGCCCGCCACTACGGCGGCCTGGACGCGGTGGCCGTGCTCACCGGGACCGACAGGAGGGAGTACCAGGCGCTCCTGCCCGATACCCCCGTCGTACGCATCCCCAACGCGGTCGGCCCCGTGCGGCAGCCGCTCGCCTGGCAGGAGGACAGGCTCGTGGTCGCGGCCGGGCGGCTCGTCGGGCAGAAGGGCTTCGACCTGCTGATCCCCGCGTTCCGGCAGGTCGTCGACCACCACCCCGACTGGCGGCTGCGCATCTACGGCACCGGCCCGAAGAAGGACGCGCTGCGCGGGCTCCTGAAGGAGCACGGGCTGCGCGACAACGTCACCCTGATGGGACGGACCGACCGCCTCGACGAGGAGCTGGCCAAGGCCTCCTTCTACGTGCTCAGCTCGCGGTTCGAGGGGCTGCCGATGGTGATGATCGAGGCGATGACCCAGGCGCTGCCCGTCGTCGCCTTCGACTGCCCGACCGGCCCGGCCGACGTGCTCACCCCCGAGGTCGACGGGCTGCTCGTCCCTCCCCGGGACGTCGGCGCCCTGGCGGCGGCGATGATCCGGCTCATCGAGGACCGGGGGCTGCGGGAGCGGATGGGGGCCGCCGCGGCCGTCACCGCGCGCGACTACACGCCCGACGTGATCATGCCGCTCTGGGAGAACCTGTTCGCCGAGCTCCTGGGCCGCGCGCCGGAACGGGCACGCTGA
- a CDS encoding family 2B encapsulin nanocompartment shell protein translates to MTEFEAGRSQLSLSTDAARNLATTTKSTPQMQEITSRWLLRMLPWTQVSGGTYRVNRRLTYTIGDGRVSFTNSGAQVAVIPAELCELPLLRGFDDSDVLDALAGRFVQRDFSAGDVLAEAGRPADEVVLIAHGKVNKVGTGPYGDEIVLTVLAAGDHFGDDALVGEGVEWPFTARAVTSGTAMVLPRQAFLELAGQAEALQAHLRQRETASRGPQNKYGEAAVEVAAGHAGEADLPGTFVDYELTPREYQLSVAQTVLRVHSRVADLYNDPMDQIEQQLRLTIEVLRERQEHELVNNHEFGLLHNADLKQRIHTRTGPPTPDDLDELLSRRRSTSFFLAHPHAIAAFGRECNARGLYPQGVDVGGSGVPAWRGVPIFSCSKIPITDTRTTSILALRVGEDNQGVIGLHQTGIPDEYQPSLSVRFMGISEKAIISYLVSAYYSAAVLVPDALGILEDVEIGH, encoded by the coding sequence GTGACGGAGTTCGAGGCTGGCCGGTCGCAGCTGAGTTTGAGTACGGACGCCGCGCGTAACCTGGCGACGACGACCAAGTCGACTCCCCAGATGCAGGAGATCACCTCACGGTGGCTGCTGCGGATGCTCCCCTGGACGCAGGTCTCGGGCGGCACCTACCGCGTCAACCGGCGGCTGACCTACACGATCGGCGACGGGCGGGTGAGCTTCACCAACTCCGGGGCGCAGGTGGCGGTCATCCCGGCCGAGCTGTGCGAGCTGCCCCTGCTGCGCGGGTTCGACGACTCCGACGTCCTCGACGCGCTGGCGGGCCGGTTCGTCCAGCGGGATTTCAGCGCCGGTGACGTGCTCGCGGAGGCGGGGCGGCCGGCCGACGAGGTCGTGCTCATCGCACACGGCAAGGTCAACAAGGTCGGCACCGGCCCGTACGGCGACGAGATCGTGCTGACCGTGCTGGCCGCGGGCGACCACTTCGGCGACGACGCCCTGGTCGGCGAGGGGGTCGAGTGGCCGTTCACCGCCAGGGCGGTCACCAGCGGCACGGCGATGGTCCTGCCCCGGCAGGCCTTCCTGGAGCTGGCCGGGCAGGCGGAGGCGCTCCAGGCCCATCTGCGGCAGCGCGAGACGGCCTCCCGCGGACCGCAGAACAAGTACGGCGAGGCCGCCGTCGAGGTGGCCGCCGGGCACGCGGGAGAGGCCGACCTGCCGGGCACGTTCGTCGACTACGAGCTCACCCCGCGCGAATACCAGCTGAGCGTCGCGCAGACGGTCCTGCGGGTGCACAGCCGGGTGGCCGACCTCTACAACGACCCGATGGACCAGATCGAGCAGCAGCTCCGGCTGACGATCGAGGTGCTGCGCGAGCGGCAGGAGCACGAGCTGGTCAACAACCACGAGTTCGGGCTGCTGCACAACGCCGACCTCAAGCAGCGGATCCACACCCGCACCGGCCCGCCCACCCCCGACGACCTCGACGAGCTGCTCAGCCGCCGCAGGAGCACGAGTTTCTTCCTCGCGCACCCGCACGCCATCGCCGCCTTCGGCCGCGAGTGCAACGCGCGCGGGCTCTACCCGCAGGGCGTCGACGTCGGCGGTAGCGGGGTGCCCGCCTGGCGCGGCGTCCCCATCTTCTCCTGCAGCAAGATCCCCATCACCGACACCCGGACCACCTCGATCCTGGCCCTGCGCGTCGGCGAGGACAACCAGGGGGTCATCGGCCTGCACCAGACCGGCATCCCCGACGAATACCAGCCCAGCCTCTCGGTCCGCTTCATGGGCATCAGCGAGAAGGCGATCATCTCCTACCTGGTCAGCGCCTACTACTCCGCGGCCGTCCTGGTGCCCGACGCGCTCGGCATCCTGGAAGACGTCGAGATCGGCCACTGA